A single genomic interval of Helianthus annuus cultivar XRQ/B chromosome 13, HanXRQr2.0-SUNRISE, whole genome shotgun sequence harbors:
- the LOC110939284 gene encoding uncharacterized protein LOC110939284, producing the protein MRVFYKQFIGLDSTGIKLVAIATDYKTSDVFEIIRKSDDPSLVRIKAPNGSFLQAKTQDLVTADSKGDGQWQDDDPSVFEMTIAQRLQGEYQVTHGYGPSKAPQIMNAGENL; encoded by the exons ATGCGGGTGTTTTACAAGCAATTTATAGGACTTGACTCAACCGGAATCAAGTTGGTCGCTATTGCAACAGATTATAAAACATCAGATGTTTTCGAGATTATTAGAAAATCTGATGATCCAAGCCTTGTTCGGATTAAAGCACCAAATGGGTCCTTCTTGCAG GCGAAAACTCAAGATCTTGTGACCGCTGATTCTAAAGGTGATGGGCAATGGCAAGACGATGATCCTTCAGTTTTCGAGATGACGATAGCGCAAAGATTGCAAGGAGAGTACCAAGTGACTCATGGTTATGGTCCTTCAAAAGCGCCACAAATCATGAAT GCTGGAGAAAACCTTTAA